The following are from one region of the Ignavibacteriales bacterium genome:
- a CDS encoding TolC family protein — MKITIRILFLVFVVLSHANGQIVFTLDRCLTLASTQNPRMRSAENAIRAAELSHAELSTTKLPQIKLGASSIYAPSSGSFGYDPALSNGGQVAGQVMVQQSLYDGGIRGLKSDQLSIDIDRFAKEKRIAERDLIFSVKQTFVETLRSEKEIDLQEESVRQLRDYLNIVRRLSKVGSAAYTDVLKTELQLSNAQLSSQKATEEFAVAKYSLAELIGMPLDTAFNIVGSLNDTTNTEIDSSLLNAYPDSLSSLEMSAASLAIKRSLMDVELTQHENYPTVLFMGDAGLLTSGDNLRLPRDERVSMFGFSFGIALEIPLVNWGATDLRVQQKHLDADNLRLQSELLQRSLTTESRKTRLQIIKQRERLRSIQNNLKSAEDNFLLTKSKYAGGGTLSLEVLSAQQLLTDTKLSELQTLADIQLLAAKMEQLTTR, encoded by the coding sequence GTGAAAATCACTATCAGAATTCTATTTCTTGTTTTCGTTGTACTTTCGCATGCAAACGGTCAGATAGTGTTCACGCTTGACCGTTGCCTCACTTTAGCAAGCACACAGAATCCGCGGATGCGGAGCGCTGAAAATGCCATACGAGCCGCAGAGCTTTCGCATGCAGAACTTTCCACTACGAAACTTCCGCAAATAAAATTAGGCGCAAGTTCTATCTATGCACCATCATCAGGAAGTTTTGGATATGATCCGGCATTATCCAATGGCGGTCAAGTGGCGGGACAAGTGATGGTTCAACAATCTTTGTACGATGGCGGCATACGAGGATTGAAATCCGACCAACTTTCAATAGACATCGACCGGTTTGCGAAAGAAAAACGGATAGCTGAACGCGATTTAATATTTTCCGTTAAACAAACATTTGTTGAAACGCTTCGCTCCGAAAAAGAAATAGATTTGCAGGAAGAGAGTGTCCGTCAATTGAGAGATTATTTAAACATCGTCCGCCGTCTCTCCAAGGTCGGAAGCGCTGCGTACACTGATGTGTTGAAAACCGAACTTCAGCTTTCGAACGCGCAGCTTTCGTCTCAAAAAGCGACTGAAGAATTTGCCGTCGCAAAGTATTCTTTGGCAGAATTAATAGGCATGCCGCTTGATACGGCGTTTAATATTGTTGGCTCATTGAACGATACGACGAACACGGAAATTGATTCATCGTTGTTGAATGCATATCCAGATTCATTATCAAGTCTCGAAATGTCGGCGGCATCGCTGGCTATCAAGCGTTCCCTGATGGACGTCGAGTTGACCCAGCACGAAAATTATCCAACCGTTTTGTTTATGGGAGATGCAGGATTGCTTACATCGGGGGATAATCTTCGTTTACCGCGCGACGAGCGAGTCAGTATGTTTGGGTTTTCCTTTGGTATTGCATTGGAAATTCCTCTTGTCAATTGGGGTGCAACCGATTTGCGGGTTCAGCAGAAACACCTTGACGCAGACAATCTACGATTGCAATCGGAATTATTGCAGCGTTCTCTTACGACCGAATCACGGAAAACACGGCTTCAGATTATTAAACAGCGCGAACGGCTTCGTTCCATCCAGAACAACCTTAAATCTGCGGAAGATAATTTTCTTCTCACAAAATCTAAATATGCCGGCGGAGGAACATTGTCGCTGGAAGTGCTCTCGGCGCAGCAATTGCTGACCGACACAAAACTTTCTGAATTACAAACGCTGGCAGACATACAACTTCTTGCTGCCAAAATGGAACAATTGACTACACGATAA
- a CDS encoding efflux RND transporter periplasmic adaptor subunit, which yields MKKSYTMIVLFFLILSTSLFIDGCRQKQGDDEGSQSAAKATVSVKAGTVSERDAIVVVDAIGKTDALRKEKSYAPIAGRIIALKALEGMEVKKGDVLAIIQTKESEATILGAESMLKSAVTAEQKSEAERILQLARTTQSSVNVYAKFDGFVSTRSASEGELVAENAELLTVIDLSTIDFLADIPLRDVSSIQRGARASVSFQSIPAKLFPAIVDAINPQTDIQSQTVKVRLQFSTLNTSLLSLLRTEMIGTAKITTGIRRHALFIPKTALLRNDEDNSYSVVMITADSLAKIVPVTIGVSDEYSAEILSEHIRAGMMIVTEGNYALTDSMRLAVVR from the coding sequence ATGAAAAAATCTTATACAATGATCGTGCTCTTTTTTCTCATTCTCTCCACTTCACTTTTCATTGATGGATGCCGTCAAAAGCAGGGTGACGACGAAGGCAGTCAATCAGCTGCGAAAGCGACCGTATCTGTAAAAGCTGGAACTGTGAGCGAACGAGATGCCATTGTCGTCGTTGATGCAATCGGAAAAACTGATGCCTTGCGGAAAGAAAAATCGTATGCACCGATTGCTGGACGCATCATTGCTCTCAAGGCACTGGAGGGAATGGAAGTAAAGAAGGGCGACGTTCTTGCCATTATCCAAACGAAAGAATCCGAAGCAACCATTCTTGGTGCCGAGTCGATGCTGAAGTCAGCGGTGACTGCTGAGCAAAAATCTGAAGCTGAGCGTATTCTCCAACTTGCACGTACAACACAGAGCAGCGTGAACGTCTACGCAAAGTTTGACGGTTTCGTTTCAACGCGGAGTGCAAGCGAAGGGGAACTCGTTGCAGAGAATGCCGAACTTCTTACTGTTATCGATCTTTCCACTATCGATTTTCTAGCGGATATACCTCTTCGCGATGTTTCATCGATTCAGCGCGGCGCGCGTGCTTCAGTGAGTTTTCAATCCATACCGGCAAAATTGTTTCCCGCAATCGTCGATGCAATCAATCCGCAAACGGATATTCAAAGCCAGACCGTTAAAGTTCGGTTGCAATTTTCGACTTTGAATACTTCACTTCTCTCTTTGTTGCGAACGGAGATGATCGGCACCGCAAAAATTACCACAGGTATTCGGAGACACGCTTTATTTATTCCAAAAACAGCGCTGCTTCGCAACGACGAAGACAATTCGTATTCAGTGGTGATGATCACGGCCGATTCTTTGGCAAAAATAGTTCCTGTTACGATTGGCGTCAGTGATGAATACTCAGCAGAAATACTCAGTGAACACATACGAGCAGGAATGATGATTGTCACCGAAGGAAATTATGCGCTCACTGATTCGATGCGACTTGCCGTTGTACGGTAG
- the hoxU gene encoding bidirectional hydrogenase complex protein HoxU, whose product MSIITFIIDEEHYSAKEGDTILQVARDNKIHIPTLCYLDGLSTFGACRLCVVEIEGSPKLFPACTTKPTEGMIVRTNTDRLKKYRRMIVELLASEGSHQCAVCVVNGHCELQNLAYEVGLDHVRFPYLFPHKALDATHKEFVLDRNRCVLCTRCVRVCHEVEAAHTWDIAGRGIDCEIIADLNQPWGASESCTSCGKCVRVCPTGALFDKGASIGEMQKERGFIKFIVNARNKREWVHTAHEEE is encoded by the coding sequence ATGTCGATTATAACATTTATTATAGATGAAGAACATTACAGCGCGAAAGAAGGAGATACCATCCTTCAAGTTGCGCGTGATAATAAAATTCACATTCCCACATTGTGCTATCTTGACGGTTTGTCCACCTTCGGTGCCTGCCGATTATGCGTTGTCGAGATCGAGGGATCACCAAAATTGTTTCCTGCGTGTACTACAAAACCAACGGAAGGCATGATCGTTCGTACGAACACGGATCGGTTGAAAAAATATCGCCGAATGATTGTCGAGCTTCTGGCATCTGAAGGAAGCCACCAGTGTGCTGTGTGTGTGGTCAATGGACATTGTGAATTACAGAACTTAGCATACGAAGTCGGTCTCGACCACGTGCGCTTCCCTTATCTCTTCCCCCATAAAGCTCTCGATGCCACGCATAAAGAATTTGTGCTGGATAGGAACCGGTGTGTTTTATGTACGCGCTGTGTGCGAGTCTGTCATGAAGTTGAAGCGGCACACACATGGGATATCGCGGGCCGCGGGATTGATTGTGAAATTATTGCCGACCTGAATCAGCCGTGGGGTGCATCGGAAAGCTGCACATCGTGCGGCAAATGCGTACGCGTGTGTCCGACAGGTGCGTTGTTCGATAAAGGCGCGTCGATCGGCGAGATGCAGAAAGAGCGCGGGTTTATCAAGTTTATTGTCAATGCCCGCAACAAGCGCGAATGGGTACACACGGCGCATGAAGAAGAATAA
- a CDS encoding efflux RND transporter periplasmic adaptor subunit encodes MKKSYYIYGSVVVVIVIGVILLFARNKSQSYNFRFDKVTQGDLTVFVTATGTINAVISVDVGTQVSGIVAKLYADFNSIVKKGQLIAQIDSTFLVQSVKDADASLDRAQAQLNDSKRSYERTSELYKKGLESELNYSAALTSYESNQAALKQAQASLDRAKINLAYATIYAPIDGVVINRAVNIGQTVAASFSSPTLFTIANDLKKMQVQTTVDESDVGRISVGQPATFTVDAYADETFSGTVSQIRLAPQSVQNVVNYIVIIDVQNDQLKLMPGMTANVKILIASAQNVMKVSNMALRFQPAADIIDTTGAGSARNSYIGRGENITDSLKSGRPSFTENNNSSEPSPTDRLRFRAIRDSIQSAHGGKLSPEDLRSEMQKMFAGKTSQRITPITSSKPKSRVSGDAAKFGIVSNYPEYQKSAYIPSHQSGRGRVWVLKSNGLLESIFVRTGLNDGRFTEINSSRLKPGDQIVLGATSNNNGTSQQVQSPLSGQSQSQGQRGPGGGGFR; translated from the coding sequence ATGAAAAAATCTTACTATATCTATGGTTCAGTGGTTGTCGTAATAGTTATCGGAGTAATTCTACTCTTTGCAAGAAACAAAAGTCAGAGCTACAATTTCCGGTTTGATAAAGTTACGCAAGGAGATTTGACAGTCTTTGTAACAGCAACAGGCACTATTAATGCCGTCATAAGTGTTGATGTCGGAACACAGGTTTCAGGGATCGTTGCTAAGCTCTATGCAGACTTCAACTCTATTGTGAAGAAGGGACAGCTCATCGCACAAATTGATTCTACCTTCCTTGTCCAATCTGTAAAAGATGCTGATGCAAGCCTTGATCGTGCGCAAGCGCAATTAAATGACAGTAAACGATCATACGAACGAACTTCTGAACTGTATAAGAAAGGCCTCGAATCAGAATTGAATTACTCTGCTGCCCTGACGTCGTACGAATCGAATCAAGCCGCGTTAAAACAAGCCCAAGCCTCATTGGATAGAGCAAAAATTAATTTGGCGTACGCGACAATCTATGCTCCGATCGATGGTGTCGTGATCAATCGTGCAGTGAATATAGGTCAAACAGTAGCGGCGAGTTTCTCTTCTCCAACATTATTTACCATTGCAAACGATCTGAAGAAAATGCAGGTTCAAACCACGGTTGATGAATCCGATGTTGGCAGGATCAGTGTTGGTCAGCCGGCAACATTTACCGTCGATGCTTATGCTGATGAGACATTTTCAGGCACGGTGTCACAGATCAGGCTTGCTCCCCAGTCAGTACAAAACGTTGTGAATTATATTGTCATCATCGATGTTCAAAATGATCAGTTGAAGCTTATGCCGGGAATGACAGCAAACGTGAAGATCCTCATTGCGAGCGCACAAAATGTTATGAAAGTCTCGAATATGGCCTTACGATTTCAACCTGCGGCAGATATTATTGACACAACAGGTGCTGGTTCCGCACGAAATAGTTATATAGGAAGAGGAGAAAATATAACAGACTCATTAAAGTCGGGCCGCCCTTCCTTTACTGAAAACAACAACTCATCAGAACCATCACCAACAGACAGATTGCGTTTCCGAGCTATCAGAGACTCAATTCAATCGGCGCATGGCGGCAAGTTAAGTCCAGAAGATCTACGCAGTGAAATGCAAAAGATGTTCGCTGGCAAAACGTCCCAGAGGATCACTCCAATCACTTCAAGTAAACCAAAATCCCGAGTGTCTGGAGATGCTGCAAAATTCGGAATTGTTTCGAATTATCCTGAGTACCAGAAAAGTGCATATATACCTTCTCATCAATCTGGAAGAGGAAGAGTGTGGGTATTGAAATCCAATGGGTTGCTTGAGTCTATTTTTGTAAGAACCGGTTTGAATGATGGACGATTCACGGAAATAAATTCATCGAGATTGAAACCGGGCGATCAAATAGTGCTTGGCGCGACTTCTAACAATAATGGGACATCTCAACAGGTACAGAGTCCTCTCTCAGGACAAAGTCAAAGTCAAGGTCAGCGAGGCCCCGGGGGAGGTGGCTTCCGATGA
- the hypB gene encoding hydrogenase nickel incorporation protein HypB — protein sequence MSIVTVERKVLEKNDELAAKNRELFQQHGAFVVNIVSSPGSGKTSILERTFEYLKGKLRVAVIEGDVQTDFDAQRVAKFHVPVVQIVTNGGCHLDAKLVQDALANLNLDGVKLLIIENVGNLVCPANYDLGEHVKVVVASTTEGDDKPLKYPAMFRNASVLLINKIDLLPYVNCNLAELKANALKINPTLKVFETSCTTNYGIAEWCHWLEKTSREYYK from the coding sequence ATGAGTATCGTGACCGTCGAACGAAAAGTGCTGGAGAAAAACGATGAGCTTGCGGCAAAAAACCGCGAACTTTTTCAACAGCATGGTGCATTTGTCGTAAACATTGTCAGCTCGCCTGGTTCCGGCAAGACAAGTATTTTAGAACGAACGTTCGAATATCTGAAAGGTAAGCTTCGTGTCGCGGTTATTGAAGGCGACGTGCAGACAGATTTTGATGCGCAGCGTGTTGCAAAGTTTCATGTGCCCGTTGTGCAGATCGTTACAAACGGCGGCTGTCATCTTGATGCAAAATTAGTGCAGGATGCGCTTGCGAATCTCAATCTAGACGGAGTGAAACTTTTAATCATAGAGAACGTTGGCAATCTGGTGTGTCCTGCCAATTATGATTTGGGTGAACATGTGAAAGTTGTCGTGGCAAGCACAACCGAAGGTGATGACAAACCGTTGAAATATCCGGCGATGTTCCGTAATGCTTCTGTTCTTCTCATCAATAAAATCGACCTTCTGCCATACGTCAACTGCAATCTTGCAGAACTAAAAGCTAATGCTCTTAAAATAAATCCAACCCTGAAAGTCTTCGAGACATCCTGCACAACAAATTATGGCATTGCAGAATGGTGTCATTGGCTGGAAAAAACAAGCCGAGAGTATTATAAATAG
- a CDS encoding ABC transporter permease, giving the protein MKILNILHSAFRALQRNKMRSFLTMLGIIIGVGAVIAMLAIGQGAEYSVKEQIAALGTNVLMVYPGAQQQAGVRTAAGSATTLTEDDALAIGRECPAVQYISPGAGAGGQVIAGNLNWSTGIQGVGSDYLEIRQWPVEYGEFFTDQDVKAAAKVCILGRTVADNLFPESSPVDQTVRIRSVPFKVVGVLTKKGQNAMGQDQDDVILAPYTTVIRRLSHWPNLRFILVSATSLKDISVAQTQISDLLRMRHKIQPYDPDDFTIRNQTDLAATATATTDILTILLASIASVSLLVGGIGIMNIMLVSVTERTREIGIRMSIGARSRDILTQFLIEALVLSLLGGIVGIILGVAGSSIISSIAKWPTIVTAFSIILSFGFSIAIGIFFGFYPARKAAMLNPIDALRYE; this is encoded by the coding sequence ATGAAGATTCTCAATATTCTTCATTCAGCGTTCAGAGCATTGCAGCGCAATAAGATGCGGTCATTTCTCACCATGCTCGGAATCATTATCGGTGTTGGGGCTGTGATAGCGATGCTTGCCATCGGCCAGGGCGCTGAATATTCAGTAAAGGAACAAATTGCAGCGTTGGGTACAAATGTACTTATGGTCTATCCAGGCGCTCAACAACAAGCCGGAGTAAGGACTGCTGCAGGATCAGCAACAACTCTCACAGAGGATGATGCTCTCGCTATTGGAAGAGAATGCCCGGCAGTTCAGTATATTTCGCCGGGGGCAGGAGCCGGAGGTCAGGTCATTGCCGGCAATCTAAATTGGTCGACCGGTATTCAGGGTGTCGGCTCCGACTATCTTGAGATACGCCAATGGCCGGTTGAATACGGAGAGTTCTTCACCGATCAAGATGTGAAGGCAGCAGCAAAAGTCTGCATCTTAGGAAGAACAGTTGCTGATAATCTTTTTCCCGAATCGAGTCCGGTTGATCAAACTGTTCGCATACGAAGTGTCCCATTTAAAGTCGTCGGCGTGCTGACAAAAAAAGGGCAAAACGCAATGGGGCAGGATCAAGACGATGTTATCCTTGCACCTTATACCACCGTCATACGAAGACTCTCTCATTGGCCCAATTTAAGGTTTATCCTTGTCTCCGCTACGAGTTTGAAGGATATCAGTGTTGCTCAAACACAGATCTCCGACCTTCTGCGCATGAGGCATAAAATTCAACCGTATGATCCGGACGATTTCACAATTCGTAACCAGACTGACCTCGCCGCAACAGCAACAGCAACCACTGATATCCTCACAATCCTTCTGGCAAGTATTGCATCGGTTTCGTTGCTTGTCGGCGGAATCGGCATTATGAACATCATGCTTGTCTCTGTCACAGAACGCACGCGCGAAATCGGTATCCGGATGTCTATTGGCGCACGAAGTAGAGACATCCTTACTCAATTTCTTATTGAAGCGCTTGTGCTTAGTTTATTGGGCGGTATTGTTGGAATCATCCTTGGCGTTGCCGGTTCATCGATTATATCGAGCATTGCGAAGTGGCCTACGATCGTCACAGCATTCTCGATTATTCTTTCGTTCGGCTTTTCAATTGCTATCGGGATATTTTTTGGATTTTATCCGGCGAGAAAGGCTGCAATGCTCAATCCCATCGACGCTTTGAGATATGAATAA
- the hypA gene encoding hydrogenase maturation nickel metallochaperone HypA, whose amino-acid sequence MHELSVAQSIVEIIQNHVPESEWERVAAVRLKIGTIAGVVPESLEFSFQAITAESFLKNARLDIESIPFQIHCNTCNTTAENEVGFALCGTCGSTDTKILSGSELYITEIEITEPEEAMP is encoded by the coding sequence ATGCATGAACTTTCGGTTGCACAAAGTATTGTCGAGATAATTCAGAATCATGTTCCCGAATCGGAATGGGAGCGCGTTGCAGCAGTGCGGTTAAAAATCGGTACAATTGCCGGCGTTGTTCCTGAGTCGCTTGAGTTTTCGTTTCAAGCCATTACGGCTGAATCATTCCTGAAGAATGCCCGTCTGGACATTGAATCTATTCCTTTTCAAATTCATTGTAACACATGCAATACGACAGCAGAAAACGAAGTTGGATTTGCGTTGTGTGGTACGTGCGGAAGTACAGATACGAAAATATTATCGGGATCGGAGCTGTACATCACAGAGATTGAGATAACAGAACCGGAAGAGGCGATGCCATGA
- a CDS encoding ABC transporter ATP-binding protein has product MIADIHTAPIGVDGALIRIDHLTKVYQLGEVDVHALRGVSVSVLKGEFVAIMGASGSGKSTFMNILGCLDKPTKGSYVLEGIDVGKLSRDELASIRNKKIGFVFQGFNLLSRTSALENVELPLFYGPTSNKVRKAKAIEALDRVGLGDRIHHYPNQLSGGQQQRVAIARALVNDPSIILADEPTGNLDSRTSVEVMGIFQELNNHGITVILVTHEPDIATFAKRHIVFRDGKIKTDRINSSPKVASEVIKEMPMIDDEEEEAA; this is encoded by the coding sequence ATGATCGCCGATATCCACACTGCGCCAATAGGTGTTGACGGAGCGCTTATCCGGATAGATCACTTAACCAAAGTTTATCAACTTGGAGAAGTTGATGTACATGCTTTGCGTGGAGTATCGGTAAGTGTGTTAAAAGGAGAATTTGTCGCAATCATGGGGGCGTCTGGTTCCGGTAAATCCACATTTATGAATATTTTGGGTTGCCTTGATAAACCAACGAAGGGATCGTATGTCCTTGAGGGCATCGATGTCGGCAAATTATCCAGAGATGAACTCGCATCGATACGGAATAAAAAAATCGGATTTGTGTTTCAGGGATTTAATCTCCTTTCGCGCACATCGGCGCTTGAGAATGTGGAGCTCCCTTTGTTTTACGGTCCGACCTCAAACAAAGTCCGCAAAGCAAAAGCTATTGAAGCGCTCGATCGCGTAGGACTTGGGGATAGAATTCATCATTATCCTAACCAGCTTTCTGGCGGTCAACAACAGCGAGTTGCAATCGCAAGAGCATTGGTAAACGATCCGAGTATTATTCTCGCCGATGAGCCAACCGGTAATCTGGATAGTCGAACAAGCGTTGAGGTCATGGGTATATTCCAGGAACTGAATAATCATGGTATTACAGTTATTCTTGTAACGCACGAACCGGACATTGCAACGTTTGCGAAACGACACATCGTTTTTCGAGATGGTAAGATTAAAACAGACAGGATCAACAGCAGTCCAAAGGTTGCTTCCGAGGTGATCAAAGAGATGCCGATGATCGATGATGAAGAGGAGGAAGCGGCATGA
- a CDS encoding T9SS type A sorting domain-containing protein: MKVLFRFIVLVFSIFTAITPLFAQWTPINNNLGSLNITGVARVGTTIYAGTSDKGIFSSTNNGDSWSTYSENGTLPSLNIFGLEGDVITGQNMFIYAQNGMALLQPPIALYVPPFVQTLANKDITLYRQYNNPSRRIVGTKNGGIFFTEDNTTFIWTEATGIPAGASKNIRGFMSQDVSVLLIAGTENGAFKSTDRGSTWTEANTGLSGDALKINNIFSIFALTSNGLYLNLSLPTFTSWTPAVATGDFRSCASDMISGQYYFFGNNVGTSINLNTFQIATIPLGGISGGVITSALLYGTNIFVGTETGGVFRVPISALTTGVNERNELPNDFNLSQNYPNPFNPTTTISFSLPSKSYVSLKVFDALGREVSVLVSDEMAAGTYSKQWNANNLPSGVYFYRLQAGTFSETKKLILLR; the protein is encoded by the coding sequence ATGAAAGTTTTGTTCCGGTTTATCGTATTGGTATTTTCAATTTTCACTGCTATCACTCCGCTGTTTGCTCAGTGGACTCCAATAAACAATAATCTTGGCAGCTTAAACATTACCGGTGTGGCTCGAGTTGGTACGACAATCTATGCCGGCACTTCAGATAAAGGAATTTTTAGTTCCACGAATAATGGTGATTCATGGAGTACTTATAGTGAAAATGGCACCTTACCAAGTCTTAACATTTTTGGTTTAGAGGGCGATGTTATTACTGGTCAAAATATGTTTATTTACGCTCAAAATGGCATGGCTCTCCTACAACCTCCAATTGCATTATATGTACCGCCGTTTGTGCAAACCCTTGCGAATAAAGATATAACTCTATATAGACAATACAATAATCCTTCAAGAAGAATAGTTGGAACAAAAAATGGCGGTATCTTTTTTACCGAGGATAATACTACGTTTATCTGGACTGAAGCAACTGGAATTCCTGCAGGAGCATCAAAAAACATTAGAGGATTTATGAGTCAGGATGTATCTGTTTTATTAATTGCAGGAACAGAAAATGGCGCTTTCAAGTCAACCGATCGTGGCAGCACTTGGACTGAAGCAAATACCGGGCTTAGTGGGGATGCATTGAAGATAAACAACATATTTTCGATTTTTGCTTTAACCAGTAACGGACTTTATTTAAATTTATCTCTTCCAACTTTTACCAGTTGGACGCCCGCTGTTGCAACGGGAGATTTTAGGTCATGCGCATCAGATATGATAAGTGGGCAATATTATTTCTTTGGCAATAATGTTGGTACGTCCATTAACCTGAACACATTCCAAATAGCAACGATACCTCTTGGTGGAATTTCGGGAGGAGTAATTACATCAGCATTATTATATGGCACGAATATTTTTGTTGGAACAGAAACTGGAGGAGTATTTAGAGTGCCGATTTCTGCGTTAACAACGGGTGTCAATGAAAGAAATGAATTGCCCAACGATTTTAATCTTTCTCAAAACTATCCCAATCCATTCAATCCAACAACGACCATCTCATTTAGTCTCCCATCAAAATCGTATGTATCGCTAAAAGTATTCGATGCATTGGGGAGAGAAGTGTCGGTTCTCGTTTCTGATGAAATGGCAGCTGGAACCTACTCAAAGCAATGGAACGCCAACAATTTGCCAAGCGGTGTGTATTTCTACCGTTTACAGGCAGGGACATTTTCAGAGACCAAGAAACTTATTTTACTCCGATAA
- the hoxE gene encoding bidirectional hydrogenase complex protein HoxE → MVQPETKNHPSGDNRFKLLDRAITKHHGSGDALIEILHVAQGIFGFLENDLMVYIANALKLPLSRVYGVATFYHFFRLKPQGEHTFVLCTGTACYVKGANEIQKAVEHHCDCKFGETTKDNKVSLISARCVGSCGLAPISVLDDSVAGKMTPDEAVKRIKHWQEEIKEVAA, encoded by the coding sequence ATGGTACAACCAGAAACAAAAAATCATCCAAGCGGCGACAATCGGTTTAAGCTGCTCGACCGCGCGATTACAAAGCATCATGGAAGCGGTGACGCATTGATCGAGATCCTCCATGTAGCGCAAGGCATTTTTGGATTCCTCGAAAATGACCTGATGGTCTACATTGCCAATGCACTGAAACTTCCGCTGAGCCGTGTGTATGGCGTCGCAACATTTTATCATTTCTTCCGCTTGAAACCGCAAGGCGAACACACATTCGTACTGTGCACAGGTACCGCATGTTACGTCAAAGGTGCAAATGAAATTCAAAAAGCAGTCGAACATCACTGTGATTGTAAATTCGGTGAAACAACAAAGGACAATAAAGTCTCACTCATTTCGGCGCGTTGTGTCGGTTCGTGCGGATTAGCTCCGATTTCTGTACTGGACGATTCTGTTGCAGGAAAAATGACTCCCGATGAAGCGGTAAAACGCATAAAACATTGGCAGGAAGAAATAAAGGAGGTTGCGGCATGA